In Populus nigra chromosome 1, ddPopNigr1.1, whole genome shotgun sequence, one genomic interval encodes:
- the LOC133681118 gene encoding putative glycine-rich cell wall structural protein 1 — MASPRVLETAFLVLLIVDLTLAARTLQAISGGGGGGQGGGGGGGSGSRIGSGYGSGSGSGSGEGYGAGGHGGGGGYGSGSGIGGGEGGGGGGGGGGGGSQGSGSGSGSGYGSGSGSGGGGGGGGGDGGGGGGRG; from the exons ATGGCAAGTCCAAGAGTGTTAGAGACTGCTTTCCTGGTCTTGCTTATTGTAGACCTCACCCTTGCTGCTAGGACACTGCAGGCAATcagtggaggtggaggtggagggcagggaggaggtggtggtggtggttctGGATCAAGAATTGGGTCAGGTTATGGTTCTGGGTCTGGATCCGGGAGCGGTGAAGGATATGGTGCTGGTGGTCAtggaggaggtggag GCTATGGTTCTGGTAGTGGGATAGGCGGTGGtgaaggtggtggtggcggtggtggaggtggtggtggtggcagtcAAGGCTCTGGATCTGGAAGTGGGTCAGGCTATGGAAGTGGAAGCGGAAGTGGAGgggggggaggaggaggaggaggagatggtggtggtggtgggggtaGGGGTTGA